From a region of the Rhinolophus sinicus isolate RSC01 linkage group LG04, ASM3656204v1, whole genome shotgun sequence genome:
- the FAM216B gene encoding protein FAM216B isoform X2 has product MPSFKKGELQYKALTQGQQRYFYSIMRIYDSRPQWEALQTRYVHSLQRQQLLGYLTQQEALACAAVLRDSTKKASAKKPPQRTIPRRASAMTGTWLPACSVSLVPPRARSAVL; this is encoded by the exons ATGCCATCTTTTAAGAAGGGGGAGCTACAATACAAG GCCCTAACCCAAGGGCAGCAGCGCTACTTTTACAGCATCATGAGGATTTATGACTCCAGGCCCCAGTGGGAGGCCCTGCAAACCCGCTATGTTCACAGCCTCCAGCGCCAGCAGCTGCTGG GCTATCTTACTCAACAGGAGGCCTTGGCTTGTGCTGCTGTTCTTAGAGACTCAACCAAGAAAGCCTCAGCCAAGAAACCTCCTCAAAGAACCATCCCCCGGAGGGCTTCGGCCATGACAGGAACATGGCTGCCAGCCTGCTCTGTGTCTCTGGTTCCACCCAGGGCCCGAAGTGCAGTGCTCTGA
- the FAM216B gene encoding protein FAM216B isoform X1 — protein sequence MGEKRKRQQKLQNVPQISFIRVPPSASDTSLLKALTQGQQRYFYSIMRIYDSRPQWEALQTRYVHSLQRQQLLGYLTQQEALACAAVLRDSTKKASAKKPPQRTIPRRASAMTGTWLPACSVSLVPPRARSAVL from the exons ATGGGAGAAAAACGGAAAAGACAACAAAAGCTTCAGAATGTTCCCCAGATTTCTTTCATTCGcgtccctccctctgcctctgacACCTCGTTACTGAAG GCCCTAACCCAAGGGCAGCAGCGCTACTTTTACAGCATCATGAGGATTTATGACTCCAGGCCCCAGTGGGAGGCCCTGCAAACCCGCTATGTTCACAGCCTCCAGCGCCAGCAGCTGCTGG GCTATCTTACTCAACAGGAGGCCTTGGCTTGTGCTGCTGTTCTTAGAGACTCAACCAAGAAAGCCTCAGCCAAGAAACCTCCTCAAAGAACCATCCCCCGGAGGGCTTCGGCCATGACAGGAACATGGCTGCCAGCCTGCTCTGTGTCTCTGGTTCCACCCAGGGCCCGAAGTGCAGTGCTCTGA